The Flavobacterium piscisymbiosum genome includes a region encoding these proteins:
- a CDS encoding multicopper oxidase family protein: protein MKLHITIIAFLIALSSSAQKVVRYDLHVRDTIVNFSGKEKRAIAVNGQIPMPTLTFTEGDIAEIYVHNDLKKENTALHWHGLFLPNKEDGVPYLTQMPIKPGTTHKYTFPIIQNGTYWYHSHSGLQEQIGLYGLFIINKKKDDSTFRKGIDDLPTVPVILSEWTDLKPENVQRMLHNANDWFAIKKGTTQSYAEAIKKGQFSTKVTNEWKRMNAMDVSDVYYEKFLINGKNEDQLSQFKAGDKVRLRIANGGASSYFWLTYGGGKITVVASDGNDVEPVEVDRLIIAVSETYDVVVTIPEDHKSFAFLATAEDRTGSASLFLGEGTKQSVSHLPKLKYFEGMKMMNDMMKMNGEMNDMGMKMSLNKMDMNAVMYPEISGEEESAKTEDHSMHNMEDMKMEDMKMSSDTTETAEITTLNYGMLKSPTKTTLPKDAPVKELRFELSGNMNRYVWSLDNKVISETDKILIKKGETVRITLYNGSMMRHPMHLHGHDFRIINEHGDYSPLKNVIDIMPMETDTIEFQANADGDWFFHCHILYHMMAGMGRIFTYENSAPNPLIHDPKMAYKMLKMDDRMFHFMAENDFASNGNDGEAMYSNTRWSIGTEWRLGYNNEHGYETETHIGRYIGKMQWFMPFIGFDWRYRKMGMDEQEQNMFGQKNTKDNRSVFSVGMEYTLPMLVKAQVEMYTDGNVRIQFERKDIPLSRRLRMNLMWNTDKEYMAGLKYIAGRNFGITTHYDSDMGIGFGVNLNY, encoded by the coding sequence ATGAAATTACATATTACTATAATTGCCTTTTTGATTGCCTTAAGTTCAAGTGCACAAAAAGTAGTTCGTTACGATTTGCATGTTCGTGATACGATTGTTAATTTTTCCGGAAAAGAAAAACGCGCGATCGCAGTCAACGGACAAATTCCGATGCCAACATTAACTTTTACCGAAGGTGATATTGCTGAGATTTATGTGCATAACGATTTAAAAAAAGAAAATACTGCACTGCATTGGCACGGATTATTTCTTCCGAATAAAGAAGATGGCGTTCCGTATTTAACACAAATGCCGATTAAGCCGGGAACGACTCATAAATACACTTTCCCAATTATCCAGAACGGAACGTATTGGTATCACAGCCATTCAGGTTTACAGGAACAAATTGGTTTGTACGGGCTTTTCATCATTAATAAAAAGAAAGACGATTCTACTTTTAGAAAAGGAATTGACGATTTACCGACTGTTCCGGTTATTTTGAGCGAATGGACGGATCTAAAACCGGAGAATGTACAGCGAATGTTACACAATGCCAATGATTGGTTTGCTATTAAAAAAGGGACAACGCAAAGTTATGCCGAAGCGATCAAAAAAGGTCAGTTTTCGACGAAAGTCACCAATGAATGGAAACGTATGAATGCCATGGACGTGAGTGATGTTTATTATGAAAAATTTCTGATTAATGGAAAAAATGAAGATCAGCTTTCGCAGTTTAAAGCCGGAGACAAAGTAAGATTGAGAATTGCAAATGGCGGTGCTTCGAGTTATTTCTGGCTGACTTATGGCGGTGGAAAAATAACTGTTGTAGCGAGTGACGGTAATGATGTTGAACCTGTAGAAGTCGACCGATTGATTATTGCCGTTTCTGAAACTTATGATGTTGTCGTTACCATTCCTGAAGATCATAAATCCTTTGCTTTTTTGGCTACAGCCGAAGACAGAACCGGATCTGCTTCTTTATTTTTAGGTGAAGGAACCAAACAATCTGTTTCTCATCTTCCGAAATTAAAGTATTTTGAAGGGATGAAAATGATGAACGATATGATGAAGATGAACGGAGAAATGAATGACATGGGGATGAAAATGTCTTTGAACAAAATGGACATGAACGCGGTTATGTATCCTGAAATTTCCGGCGAAGAGGAATCTGCAAAAACCGAAGATCATTCTATGCATAATATGGAAGACATGAAAATGGAGGATATGAAAATGTCAAGCGATACAACAGAAACTGCCGAGATTACGACTTTGAATTACGGAATGCTAAAATCTCCAACAAAAACAACGTTACCAAAAGATGCTCCGGTAAAAGAATTACGTTTTGAATTATCAGGAAACATGAACCGTTACGTTTGGAGTCTGGACAATAAAGTGATTTCTGAAACGGATAAAATCTTAATTAAAAAAGGTGAAACCGTTCGGATTACCTTGTACAACGGATCAATGATGCGTCACCCGATGCATTTACACGGACACGATTTTAGGATTATAAACGAGCATGGTGATTATTCTCCGCTAAAAAATGTAATTGATATTATGCCTATGGAAACCGACACTATCGAGTTTCAGGCAAATGCTGATGGAGATTGGTTTTTCCACTGTCATATCTTATATCACATGATGGCTGGAATGGGACGTATTTTTACTTATGAAAACTCAGCTCCAAATCCGTTGATTCATGACCCGAAAATGGCGTACAAAATGCTAAAAATGGATGATCGTATGTTTCATTTTATGGCCGAAAATGATTTTGCCTCAAACGGAAACGACGGTGAAGCCATGTACAGCAACACGCGATGGAGTATTGGAACCGAATGGAGATTGGGTTATAATAATGAACACGGTTATGAAACGGAAACTCATATTGGTAGATATATTGGCAAAATGCAATGGTTTATGCCTTTTATAGGTTTTGACTGGCGTTACAGAAAAATGGGAATGGACGAACAGGAACAAAATATGTTCGGACAAAAGAATACCAAAGACAATCGTTCGGTTTTTAGTGTAGGTATGGAATATACACTGCCAATGCTTGTAAAAGCCCAGGTTGAAATGTATACTGATGGAAATGTGAGAATTCAATTTGAACGAAAAGATATTCCGCTTTCGAGACGTTTGCGAATGAATTTGATGTGGAATACAGATAAGGAATATATGGCAGGGTTAAAATATATTGCCGGAAGAAACTTCGGAATCACAACACATTACGACAGCGATATGGGAATTGGTTTTGGAGTGAATCTGAATTATTAA
- a CDS encoding DUF4442 domain-containing protein, with protein MAISVSKLNKFVLFKLPSAYFCGVRVKAIDEDRCVVSVKHRWINQNPFNSMYFAVQAMAAELTTGALVISQIQQSGKKISMLVANNKGNFTKKATGRITFVCNDGHLIAEAIQRTIATGEGQTFWMKSVGTNEEGVQVSEMDFEWSVRLK; from the coding sequence ATGGCAATATCAGTTTCTAAACTCAACAAATTTGTATTATTCAAATTACCATCAGCATACTTTTGCGGTGTACGTGTAAAGGCAATCGACGAAGATAGATGCGTGGTAAGCGTAAAACACAGATGGATCAATCAAAATCCTTTTAACTCGATGTATTTTGCAGTTCAGGCAATGGCAGCAGAGTTAACAACCGGAGCATTGGTCATCTCTCAAATTCAGCAAAGCGGAAAAAAAATATCAATGCTCGTAGCCAATAATAAAGGAAACTTTACAAAAAAAGCCACTGGCAGAATCACATTCGTTTGCAATGACGGACATTTAATTGCCGAAGCAATTCAAAGAACAATAGCAACAGGCGAGGGCCAAACCTTCTGGATGAAATCTGTAGGAACAAACGAAGAAGGAGTTCAGGTTTCTGAAATGGATTTTGAATGGAGTGTTAGATTGAAATAA
- a CDS encoding DUF4870 domain-containing protein, which produces METTTPLIMETTTERNVATFTHLSTLSQYIIPFGNYIFPILIWTSYKDKSEFVNFNGKQTLNFQLSLLLYTLILALIAIPIFAFVLLKNLPINTVFNDEDLIIRNLNIDGNIGILSIGATAVLLFGLLKFVEFFLVIYASIKTSNGELYKYPLTIPFIK; this is translated from the coding sequence ATGGAAACAACAACGCCACTCATCATGGAAACAACAACAGAAAGAAACGTCGCAACGTTCACACATCTAAGTACATTAAGTCAATATATCATTCCGTTTGGGAATTACATTTTCCCAATTTTGATCTGGACGAGTTACAAAGACAAATCAGAATTTGTAAATTTTAATGGAAAACAAACTTTAAATTTTCAATTGAGTCTTTTGCTTTATACTTTGATTTTAGCTTTAATTGCCATTCCGATTTTTGCATTCGTGCTTTTAAAAAACCTACCAATCAATACGGTTTTTAACGATGAAGATTTAATCATCAGAAATCTAAACATCGACGGAAATATTGGAATTTTAAGTATTGGGGCAACAGCGGTTTTACTTTTTGGATTGTTAAAATTTGTTGAATTCTTTTTAGTGATTTACGCTTCGATAAAAACTTCAAACGGAGAATTATACAAATATCCGCTTACGATTCCTTTTATAAAGTAA
- a CDS encoding PadR family transcriptional regulator has product MNIENTKAQMRKGVLEFCILSVLKEKDAYTSEILDTLKNAKLLVVEGTVYPLLTRLKNDGLLNYRWEESTSGPPRKYYGLTEIGQTFLNELSGTWTELSDAVNLITNQNQ; this is encoded by the coding sequence ATGAACATTGAAAACACAAAAGCACAGATGCGCAAAGGTGTTCTTGAGTTTTGCATCTTATCGGTTCTAAAAGAAAAAGACGCATACACATCAGAAATATTAGACACTTTAAAAAACGCAAAATTACTAGTTGTTGAGGGAACAGTTTACCCACTTCTAACCAGGCTGAAAAACGACGGTTTGCTTAATTATCGTTGGGAAGAATCTACTTCAGGACCACCTCGAAAATATTATGGATTAACCGAAATAGGACAAACATTTTTAAACGAACTTAGCGGAACATGGACTGAATTGTCTGACGCCGTAAATCTAATCACCAATCAAAATCAATAA
- a CDS encoding PspC domain-containing protein has product MNKTVNINLGGMVFHIDEDAYLKLTRYFDAIKRSLNNSSGQDEIIKDIEMRVSELLLEKQKSDKHVVGLKDVDEVIVVMGQPEDYILEDEEKTNQSFNDYNTTRKHKKLYRDKEKGMIGGVATGLGHYFGIDAVWIKIIFLIFVFAGFGTGILAYFVLWIVTPEAVTTSEKLEMTGEPVTISNIEKKVREEIENLSDKFKNADYDAMGNQVKSGAERISSSFGDFIMTVFKIFAKFLGVILIVSGISVLIALLIGVFTLGTNIFIDFPWQNFVEAGNFTDYPIWSFGLLMFFAVGIPFFFLTLLGFKLLSPNLKSIGNIVKYTLLAIWIISVAIAISIGIKQATEISYDNKTVEKKVLNITTKDTLFVKFRYNDYYAKDLNHHREFEFVQDSANNQLLYSNDVRLHVLRTDEAAPYIQIEKSARGNSFISAKQRAEKINYKFQINGNHLVLDNYFLTDVKNKFRGQEVDIYLYLPEGQLFKPDASIQEYDDSENEVFNLHFSGNYDYKVEGSKIKCLNCPSNENDYKNDNENNYDSDEETQTENDTVNEVSVKINGKEILNGKKTKGRLTTDKNGVIIKIN; this is encoded by the coding sequence ATGAACAAAACAGTAAATATTAACTTAGGCGGTATGGTTTTTCATATAGATGAAGACGCATATTTAAAATTGACACGCTATTTTGACGCTATAAAACGATCATTGAACAACTCATCTGGACAAGATGAAATTATTAAAGATATCGAAATGCGTGTTTCTGAATTATTATTGGAGAAACAAAAAAGCGACAAGCATGTTGTAGGACTGAAAGATGTTGATGAAGTGATTGTTGTAATGGGACAACCGGAAGATTATATCCTTGAAGACGAAGAAAAAACAAATCAGTCTTTTAATGACTATAATACGACCAGAAAACATAAAAAATTATATCGCGACAAAGAAAAAGGTATGATTGGTGGTGTAGCAACTGGTTTAGGACACTATTTTGGAATTGACGCTGTGTGGATAAAAATTATCTTTTTAATATTTGTTTTTGCAGGTTTTGGAACAGGAATTTTAGCTTATTTCGTTCTTTGGATCGTAACACCGGAAGCGGTAACAACATCTGAAAAACTGGAAATGACTGGTGAACCGGTTACGATTTCGAACATAGAGAAAAAAGTTCGTGAGGAAATTGAAAACTTATCTGATAAATTCAAAAATGCAGATTATGACGCAATGGGAAACCAGGTAAAGTCGGGAGCTGAGAGAATAAGTAGTTCATTTGGAGACTTTATTATGACGGTTTTTAAAATCTTCGCTAAGTTTTTGGGAGTAATCCTGATCGTGTCCGGAATTAGTGTTTTGATCGCTTTATTGATTGGAGTTTTTACTTTAGGAACAAACATCTTTATCGATTTTCCTTGGCAAAACTTCGTTGAAGCAGGAAACTTTACTGATTATCCTATCTGGTCATTTGGTTTATTAATGTTCTTTGCAGTTGGAATTCCGTTTTTCTTTTTGACACTTTTAGGTTTCAAATTGTTATCTCCAAACTTAAAATCTATCGGGAATATTGTAAAATATACTTTGCTAGCGATTTGGATTATCTCGGTTGCAATTGCAATTAGTATTGGAATCAAACAAGCGACCGAAATTTCATACGACAATAAAACCGTTGAGAAAAAAGTACTTAACATTACGACAAAAGATACTTTGTTTGTAAAATTTAGATACAATGATTATTATGCTAAAGATCTAAATCACCATAGAGAATTTGAATTTGTACAAGATTCTGCTAACAATCAATTGTTGTATTCAAATGATGTTCGTTTACATGTTTTGCGTACGGATGAAGCTGCTCCTTATATTCAGATAGAAAAAAGTGCAAGAGGTAATTCGTTTATCTCAGCAAAACAAAGAGCAGAAAAAATTAATTACAAATTTCAGATCAACGGTAATCATTTAGTTTTGGATAATTATTTTCTTACCGATGTAAAAAATAAATTCAGAGGTCAGGAAGTTGACATATATTTGTATTTACCTGAAGGTCAATTGTTCAAACCAGATGCATCTATACAAGAATATGATGACTCTGAAAATGAAGTTTTCAACTTACACTTTAGTGGTAATTACGACTATAAAGTAGAAGGTTCAAAAATTAAATGTCTGAATTGTCCATCTAACGAAAATGATTATAAAAATGACAATGAAAACAATTATGATTCAGATGAAGAAACTCAGACTGAGAATGACACAGTAAATGAGGTTTCGGTTAAAATTAATGGAAAAGAAATTTTAAACGGAAAAAAAACCAAAGGCAGATTAACCACTGACAAAAACGGAGTTATAATCAAAATTAACTAA
- a CDS encoding head GIN domain-containing protein, which yields MIKIIIHITKFIVATITALLFASCNFNVNSIEGSGNVTTEKRIVQGDFTKIAVSNAIDLVIEQSDATEIVVEADDNIQKDIITTVENGTLIIKSKHNSFRVTKKKVTVKMPKINKLEASSAATVTNIGVLQGEDLDIESSSAATININLEFDTITCDTGSGSSIRVEGKALKIRTSASSGSTISAEKLMVNDVQAEVSSGAHTSVHPIVSLKAEARSGGSINYDIAPKTIEKTSNSGGSISQG from the coding sequence ATGATAAAAATAATCATTCATATTACGAAATTCATTGTTGCCACTATCACAGCACTATTGTTTGCCTCATGCAACTTTAATGTGAACTCAATTGAAGGAAGTGGAAATGTTACTACTGAAAAAAGAATTGTTCAGGGAGATTTTACAAAAATAGCTGTAAGCAATGCTATCGACCTGGTAATAGAACAATCTGACGCAACTGAAATTGTTGTTGAAGCGGATGATAATATTCAGAAAGACATTATTACAACAGTCGAAAACGGAACTTTGATCATTAAATCTAAACACAATTCGTTTAGAGTTACCAAGAAAAAAGTAACGGTAAAAATGCCTAAAATTAATAAGCTAGAAGCTTCAAGCGCTGCTACAGTAACAAACATAGGTGTTCTTCAGGGAGAAGATCTTGACATCGAAAGTTCAAGCGCTGCAACTATAAATATTAATTTAGAATTTGATACTATTACTTGCGATACCGGAAGCGGAAGTTCGATAAGAGTTGAAGGAAAAGCTTTAAAAATTAGAACTTCGGCCTCAAGTGGCTCCACTATTAGTGCCGAAAAATTAATGGTAAATGATGTGCAGGCAGAAGTTTCTAGTGGTGCACATACAAGTGTACATCCTATTGTAAGTTTAAAAGCCGAAGCACGCAGCGGAGGAAGTATCAATTACGATATTGCACCTAAGACAATCGAGAAAACTTCTAACTCAGGAGGAAGCATTAGCCAGGGGTAA
- a CDS encoding GIN domain-containing protein, whose product MKKNTALLLLLLVTTLTFGQRREKIKGSKIVTTSVKEVGEFDGIEADDNLEVYLERGEKNEIKIEADDNLHDIIGMDLREKVLRLYTSKESTIFKKLIVRVTYTSSLKTVIAKNDAIVYAIQELQLDDITFNTFDYAKLFLNVNSKKFTLFADDKSKTELNLKSEDANLQLSKNSSIKTLVSAIKFKCDLYQKSVANIEGIAEKATIRLDNNSIFTGIKFTLKDANITAENYATGSVLIETTASIALGDKAELSLLGSPAITLTRFSEEAKLLKKIK is encoded by the coding sequence ATGAAAAAAAATACAGCCTTACTCCTATTATTATTGGTTACAACATTAACTTTTGGTCAAAGAAGAGAAAAAATAAAAGGATCTAAAATCGTAACCACTTCGGTAAAAGAAGTAGGAGAATTTGATGGGATTGAAGCCGATGATAATTTAGAAGTTTACCTTGAAAGAGGAGAAAAAAATGAAATAAAAATTGAAGCCGACGATAATTTACACGATATTATCGGTATGGATTTAAGAGAAAAAGTACTTCGTTTATACACTTCTAAAGAAAGTACTATTTTTAAAAAGCTAATTGTTCGCGTTACCTATACAAGTTCATTAAAAACTGTAATAGCCAAAAATGATGCTATCGTTTATGCTATTCAGGAACTTCAGTTAGACGATATTACATTTAATACTTTTGATTATGCTAAGTTATTCCTGAATGTAAATTCTAAAAAGTTTACCTTATTTGCTGATGATAAATCAAAAACCGAACTGAACTTAAAGTCTGAAGATGCAAATTTACAATTGAGTAAAAATTCCTCGATTAAAACATTGGTATCGGCTATAAAATTCAAATGTGACTTATATCAAAAATCGGTTGCCAATATTGAAGGAATTGCCGAAAAAGCTACGATTCGTTTAGATAATAATTCCATCTTTACAGGAATCAAATTTACTTTGAAAGATGCCAATATTACTGCAGAAAATTATGCTACAGGAAGTGTTTTAATAGAAACTACAGCCTCAATAGCGCTTGGAGATAAAGCGGAACTTTCTCTTTTAGGAAGTCCTGCTATTACGCTGACACGTTTTTCTGAAGAAGCTAAATTATTGAAGAAGATAAAGTAG
- the trxB gene encoding thioredoxin-disulfide reductase: MSDTIEKIKCLIIGSGPAGYTAAIYAARANMNPVLYQGMQPGGQLTTTNEVENFPGYVDGVTGPEMMVQLQEQAKRFGSDIRDGWATKVDFSGDIHKVWINDSIELHCETVIISTGASAKYLGLPSEQHYLQMGGGVSACAVCDGFFYRNQEVVIVGAGDSACEEAHYLSKLCKKVTMLVRSEKFRASKIMEERVRKTENIEILLNHDTVEVLGDGNVVHGIKALNKTTAEVVEISATGFFVAIGHKPNTDIFKDYLTLDETGYIINTPGTSNTNIPGVFVAGDAADHVYRQAITAAGTGCMAALDAERYLASKE, from the coding sequence ATGTCAGATACAATCGAAAAAATTAAATGCCTAATCATAGGTTCTGGTCCTGCAGGTTATACTGCTGCTATTTATGCTGCCAGAGCAAATATGAATCCAGTTTTATATCAAGGAATGCAGCCTGGTGGTCAGTTGACTACGACTAACGAAGTAGAAAATTTCCCGGGTTATGTTGATGGTGTTACAGGACCAGAAATGATGGTTCAATTACAAGAGCAAGCAAAACGTTTCGGATCTGATATCCGTGATGGTTGGGCTACAAAAGTTGATTTTTCAGGAGATATTCATAAAGTATGGATTAACGATTCTATCGAATTGCACTGTGAAACAGTTATTATTTCTACTGGAGCATCGGCTAAATATTTAGGATTACCATCAGAACAACATTATTTACAAATGGGTGGTGGAGTTTCTGCTTGTGCCGTTTGTGATGGTTTTTTCTACCGTAATCAGGAAGTTGTAATTGTTGGAGCAGGAGATTCTGCTTGTGAAGAAGCACATTACTTGTCTAAACTTTGTAAAAAAGTAACGATGTTGGTAAGAAGCGAAAAATTCAGAGCTTCTAAAATCATGGAAGAACGCGTTCGCAAAACCGAAAATATAGAAATTTTATTAAACCATGATACTGTTGAAGTATTGGGAGATGGAAATGTTGTACACGGCATTAAAGCGTTGAATAAAACTACCGCTGAAGTTGTTGAAATTTCTGCTACAGGATTTTTCGTTGCTATTGGTCACAAACCAAATACAGATATTTTTAAAGACTACCTTACTCTTGACGAAACAGGTTATATCATCAATACTCCGGGAACATCTAATACCAATATACCAGGTGTTTTTGTAGCAGGTGATGCTGCAGATCACGTATACCGTCAGGCAATTACTGCTGCAGGTACAGGATGTATGGCTGCATTAGATGCTGAGAGATATTTAGCGTCTAAGGAATAA
- a CDS encoding septal ring lytic transglycosylase RlpA family protein — MKRILLYIVFAISMTAIAQESPISRDENTKIENLKLYKEKAHASYYHDKFTGRKTASGKRFDNNKLTAAHKKLPFGTKLKITNVLNKKSTIVEVTDRGPFVKGREIDLSKKAFMDIASNKNSGAMNVKIEILVN; from the coding sequence ATGAAAAGAATACTATTATATATTGTTTTCGCTATCTCAATGACAGCTATTGCGCAAGAGAGTCCTATATCAAGAGATGAAAACACGAAGATTGAGAATTTAAAACTGTATAAAGAAAAAGCGCATGCTTCTTATTATCATGATAAATTTACCGGAAGAAAAACAGCAAGTGGTAAAAGATTCGACAACAATAAACTTACTGCTGCGCATAAAAAACTTCCTTTTGGTACAAAACTAAAAATCACAAACGTATTAAATAAAAAATCCACCATCGTAGAAGTTACCGATAGAGGACCTTTTGTAAAAGGTCGAGAAATTGATCTCTCTAAAAAAGCTTTTATGGATATTGCTTCAAACAAAAATAGTGGTGCAATGAATGTAAAAATTGAGATTTTGGTAAATTAA
- a CDS encoding glycoside hydrolase family 55 protein, producing the protein MIKKLISVFTAFTVMLMLCSFVTLNSSDKKKQENRIEGKIVYNKKKHSIMLSWPAFGSSGNYVITRGGSRLASDFVSVGSTTKLIFTDNKPNKDKYENYYKISRNALTIIISLENEIFGSNMYFYDRKYEKAETARNEINSQFGAIGLGGSNGEWTTKRQAYYFKANIEGQTYDSGGSGSASSAAANSIELGFYSHIGGLGKVPSAVKLGSIFTRPHLSGGANATCTFWRSVENVAVMRDFGWTVSQSTSARRMLIESTSKYISDIGDTNFWGSGGFIADTHYTSSRPNWGGQQQWYTRNAVFPSGSEAMGGSYNMVWQGCVNPPKADDANSPVPSTPIIREKPFLFIDNDGEYKVFVPAWQKDRVGVSWSSTDMGKGKIQDLLTDWYVAKEGDTDVEINNALKSGKNIFFTPGHYALNAPIQVNRKDAVLLGAGIASVTLEPTEKNTWGCIYADDKDGIIIAGLLMDSFNSTTYQVRIGNEGANTDHSADPILLSDITCRVGGVQSKNIQIHASMEINSNNVVGDHFWLWRADHGSQKGGDLRWLRDRCKNGLIVTGDDVILYALFVEHFQEYEVLWLGERGRTYFFQNEPPYDAPNQASWSSQGGKVDGYAAFKVANTVKEHQSIGMGSYAVFTGTDGKVNKKNGFEAPNSPNVKLEKLCITRFAGPGNIQNVINSIGGSTATGVKRVALYNNGEGTQPYDEEFDLPNRESYPAYIVMEK; encoded by the coding sequence ATGATTAAAAAATTAATCTCAGTATTTACTGCATTTACAGTCATGCTGATGCTATGCAGTTTTGTAACACTAAATTCATCCGATAAAAAAAAACAGGAAAATAGGATAGAAGGCAAAATTGTTTACAACAAGAAAAAACACAGTATAATGTTATCATGGCCGGCATTTGGCTCTTCGGGAAATTATGTAATTACAAGGGGAGGAAGTCGTTTGGCATCAGATTTTGTTTCTGTTGGTTCGACTACGAAATTGATATTTACAGATAATAAGCCAAATAAAGATAAATACGAGAACTATTATAAAATTAGCCGTAATGCTCTAACGATAATAATTTCGTTAGAGAACGAAATCTTTGGTAGTAATATGTATTTCTACGATCGAAAATATGAAAAAGCAGAAACTGCGAGAAATGAAATTAATTCGCAGTTTGGTGCTATTGGTCTTGGCGGATCAAATGGCGAATGGACTACAAAACGTCAGGCGTATTATTTTAAAGCAAATATTGAGGGTCAAACTTACGATTCGGGCGGGTCAGGTTCTGCATCTTCTGCAGCAGCAAATTCAATCGAATTAGGATTTTATTCTCATATAGGAGGGTTGGGCAAAGTGCCGTCGGCTGTTAAATTAGGTTCGATATTCACAAGGCCTCATCTTTCTGGTGGAGCAAATGCTACGTGTACATTTTGGCGTTCTGTAGAAAATGTAGCAGTAATGCGGGATTTTGGATGGACCGTTTCTCAGTCCACCAGTGCAAGAAGAATGCTGATTGAAAGTACTTCGAAATATATTTCAGATATTGGAGACACTAACTTTTGGGGAAGCGGTGGTTTTATTGCCGACACACATTATACATCGTCCAGACCAAACTGGGGCGGGCAACAACAATGGTACACCAGAAATGCTGTTTTTCCTTCAGGTTCTGAGGCAATGGGAGGTTCGTACAATATGGTTTGGCAAGGTTGCGTCAATCCTCCAAAAGCAGATGATGCCAATTCGCCAGTTCCTAGTACACCTATTATAAGAGAAAAACCTTTTCTTTTTATCGATAATGATGGCGAGTATAAAGTATTTGTTCCGGCATGGCAAAAGGACAGAGTGGGAGTTTCCTGGTCATCAACAGATATGGGGAAAGGAAAAATTCAGGATTTGCTTACCGACTGGTATGTTGCCAAAGAAGGCGACACTGATGTTGAAATTAATAATGCACTAAAATCAGGTAAAAATATATTTTTTACCCCAGGGCATTACGCATTAAATGCTCCTATTCAAGTCAATAGAAAAGATGCCGTACTTTTAGGCGCTGGTATAGCGTCAGTAACATTAGAGCCTACTGAGAAAAATACGTGGGGATGTATTTATGCTGATGACAAAGACGGGATTATCATTGCAGGTCTTCTTATGGATTCATTTAATAGCACAACGTATCAGGTTAGAATTGGTAATGAAGGAGCAAATACAGACCATTCTGCAGATCCTATTTTACTTTCAGATATCACTTGTAGAGTAGGCGGGGTTCAGTCAAAAAATATTCAGATACATGCTTCTATGGAAATCAACAGCAACAATGTGGTAGGGGATCATTTCTGGTTGTGGCGTGCAGACCATGGTTCGCAAAAAGGCGGAGATTTACGTTGGCTAAGAGACAGATGTAAAAACGGACTTATTGTTACAGGAGATGATGTTATACTTTATGCTTTATTTGTCGAACACTTTCAAGAATATGAAGTATTATGGTTAGGAGAACGCGGCAGAACTTATTTCTTTCAAAACGAACCTCCATACGATGCCCCAAATCAGGCAAGCTGGAGCAGTCAGGGAGGTAAAGTAGATGGTTATGCAGCATTCAAAGTCGCAAATACTGTAAAAGAACATCAAAGTATAGGCATGGGATCTTATGCAGTTTTTACAGGAACGGATGGCAAAGTGAATAAGAAAAATGGTTTTGAAGCTCCAAATAGCCCAAATGTGAAACTAGAAAAGTTGTGTATTACACGTTTTGCGGGGCCGGGTAATATTCAAAATGTGATTAATAGTATTGGCGGTAGTACAGCAACAGGTGTAAAACGTGTCGCATTATATAACAATGGAGAAGGTACTCAGCCGTACGACGAAGAATTTGATTTGCCAAATCGTGAATCCTATCCTGCCTATATTGTTATGGAAAAGTAA